A genome region from Paradevosia shaoguanensis includes the following:
- a CDS encoding M24 family metallopeptidase, which yields MAVSRAVLEERIERARELAAERGLAALVLCSASRAGGAGQSGGNTSYFLGYSTFNGPMALLIPAKGKPIAFGPGSNEKRMLTARVSDIAEVRQAGDFGSGIVEALKERGIREDAPIGLAGRPDLPVRVERSLAAHLPRLIDIDAAVHELRAVVDPADVEFQREASRISDIMIARAFEAALEPGMTPSRLMAAVEYAGRDQGAESAKLWLAVGPNPPITSFEYFELARTIEKGDRVQLGTTVCVEGHFTQGLRMAILGEPSPALVEAVDTLLRIQDAALAVMAPGRPAHEISDVLESLIDANCPYTRQTDPFRFQSCHQLGLDYSDPPLAYALGAGRDKKLDVSGPKLRVGQVVEIHPNYNLPGLGHVCAGDAAVVTETGAEWLTRYPRGLAVLA from the coding sequence ATGGCCGTTTCGCGGGCAGTGCTGGAGGAGAGGATCGAAAGAGCGAGGGAGCTTGCGGCCGAACGCGGCCTTGCCGCGCTGGTGCTCTGCTCGGCCTCGCGTGCGGGCGGCGCCGGCCAGAGCGGGGGCAACACCTCGTATTTCCTGGGCTATTCGACGTTCAACGGGCCGATGGCGCTGCTCATTCCCGCCAAGGGGAAGCCGATCGCCTTCGGGCCGGGATCGAACGAGAAGCGCATGTTGACGGCGCGGGTTTCCGACATTGCCGAGGTGCGGCAGGCGGGGGATTTCGGCAGCGGGATCGTCGAGGCACTCAAGGAGCGCGGCATCCGCGAGGACGCGCCGATCGGGCTGGCGGGCCGACCAGACCTGCCGGTGCGGGTGGAACGCAGCCTCGCCGCGCACCTGCCGCGGCTGATTGATATCGATGCGGCGGTGCATGAATTGCGGGCCGTGGTCGACCCGGCCGATGTGGAGTTCCAGCGCGAGGCCTCGCGCATTTCGGACATCATGATCGCGCGGGCCTTCGAGGCGGCGCTCGAGCCGGGGATGACGCCCTCGCGGCTGATGGCGGCGGTGGAATATGCCGGGCGCGACCAGGGGGCGGAGAGCGCCAAGCTCTGGCTGGCGGTGGGGCCAAATCCGCCGATCACGAGCTTTGAATATTTCGAGCTGGCCAGGACCATCGAGAAGGGCGACCGGGTGCAGTTGGGCACGACGGTTTGCGTGGAGGGTCACTTCACGCAGGGGTTGCGCATGGCCATTCTCGGGGAGCCCTCCCCTGCCCTGGTCGAGGCGGTGGATACACTGCTCAGGATCCAGGATGCGGCGCTGGCGGTGATGGCGCCGGGGCGACCGGCGCACGAGATCAGCGATGTGCTGGAAAGCCTGATCGACGCCAATTGCCCCTATACGCGGCAGACCGACCCCTTCCGCTTCCAGTCCTGCCACCAGTTGGGGCTCGACTACAGCGATCCGCCGCTGGCCTATGCGCTAGGGGCCGGGCGCGACAAGAAGCTGGATGTGAGCGGGCCGAAGCTGCGGGTTGGGCAGGTGGTCGAGATTCACCCCAATTACAACCTGCCCGGTCTCGGCCACGTTTGCGCAGGGGACGCTGCGGTGGTGACCGAGACGGGAGCGGAGTGGCTGACCAGGTATCCGCGCGGGCTGGCTGTCCTCGCCTGA
- a CDS encoding ABC transporter permease, which yields MTAPAISAPAARPRLNFSAFEIFVITLVVLLLAIAIFGPLVAPNSVYNSDIANSLMPPSADHWFGTDDQGRDVFWRLIVGAQTTLLSAFLVVTLYSIIGVTIATVAAAGPRWLDEGLMRMTDIGLALPGMVVALGFAAAMGPSLQSAVIAMAITGWPITARMLRGIMRQTMEAQFVAGAQVLGVSRWRLMTRHVLPNSLDVLIVKWAGDIGTTVLVLASLSFIGVGAQPPSAEWGATIASARGFVSTAWWTVVAPGAAVAITSIAFGLLGDIIQVRRDPSLRGN from the coding sequence ATGACCGCGCCCGCCATCTCCGCGCCGGCCGCGCGCCCGCGCCTCAATTTCAGCGCCTTCGAAATCTTTGTGATCACGCTGGTCGTGCTCCTGCTCGCGATCGCGATTTTCGGCCCGCTCGTGGCGCCCAATTCGGTCTACAATTCCGATATCGCCAATTCGCTGATGCCGCCGAGCGCGGACCATTGGTTCGGCACTGACGACCAGGGCCGCGACGTCTTCTGGCGCCTTATCGTCGGCGCCCAGACCACGCTTCTCTCGGCCTTCCTCGTCGTCACGCTCTATTCCATCATCGGCGTTACCATCGCCACGGTCGCTGCGGCCGGTCCGCGCTGGCTCGATGAAGGCCTCATGCGCATGACCGATATCGGCCTGGCGCTCCCCGGCATGGTCGTCGCCCTCGGCTTCGCCGCCGCCATGGGGCCCAGCCTCCAGTCCGCCGTCATCGCCATGGCCATCACCGGCTGGCCCATCACCGCCCGCATGCTGCGCGGCATCATGCGCCAGACCATGGAAGCCCAGTTCGTTGCCGGTGCCCAGGTGCTCGGCGTCTCCCGCTGGCGTCTGATGACCAGGCACGTGCTCCCCAATTCGCTCGACGTGCTCATCGTCAAATGGGCCGGCGATATCGGCACCACGGTTCTGGTCCTCGCCAGCCTGTCCTTCATCGGCGTGGGCGCCCAGCCGCCGAGCGCCGAATGGGGCGCCACCATCGCCAGCGCCCGCGGCTTCGTGTCGACCGCCTGGTGGACCGTCGTGGCGCCCGGCGCTGCCGTCGCCATCACCTCCATCGCCTTTGGTCTCCTCGGCGACATCATCCAGGTTCGTCGCGATCCGTCACTGAGGGGGAACTGA
- a CDS encoding GntR family transcriptional regulator translates to MSPSARKASSKAATPRIDLIYNALSRAILAQDLLPGTKLSEETIGSYFDASRTIVRAALNRLHTESLVEFKQNRGAFVASPSIEESRQVFEARNCIEREVISRLAESITDQQLTALADHIEKERDASGDEDNPAAILLSGEFHLLAARMAGNDVFVGFLKSLISRTSLILAQHGRHEESDCSVDEHLSIVEALRQRDTGAAAEAIVEHLQHVLARSNLLDTRRPVRGLQEVLAQYS, encoded by the coding sequence ATGTCACCAAGCGCCCGCAAGGCTTCCAGCAAGGCTGCCACACCGCGTATCGACCTGATCTACAACGCGCTCTCGCGCGCCATCCTGGCCCAGGACCTGCTGCCGGGCACCAAGCTCTCGGAAGAGACGATCGGTTCCTATTTCGATGCGAGCCGCACGATCGTGCGGGCGGCGCTCAACAGGTTGCACACGGAATCGCTGGTCGAGTTCAAACAGAACCGCGGTGCGTTCGTGGCCAGCCCGAGCATCGAGGAATCGCGCCAGGTGTTCGAGGCGCGCAATTGCATCGAGCGCGAAGTGATCTCGCGGCTGGCCGAGAGCATTACCGACCAGCAGCTCACGGCGCTGGCCGACCATATCGAGAAAGAGCGCGACGCGAGCGGGGACGAAGACAACCCGGCGGCGATCCTGCTTTCAGGCGAATTCCACCTGCTGGCCGCGCGCATGGCGGGGAACGACGTCTTCGTCGGGTTCCTCAAGTCGCTGATCTCGCGCACCTCGCTGATCCTGGCCCAGCATGGGCGGCATGAGGAATCCGATTGCAGCGTGGACGAGCATCTCTCGATCGTAGAAGCGCTGCGGCAGCGCGATACCGGCGCAGCGGCGGAGGCCATCGTCGAGCACCTGCAGCACGTGCTGGCGCGCTCGAACCTGCTCGATACGCGCCGCCCGGTGCGCGGGCTCCAGGAAGTGCTGGCGCAATATTCCTGA
- a CDS encoding GntR family transcriptional regulator: MAKASTKEFEDKSGSRIDAIYQALFKAILAQELMPGTKLSEEAIGSLFSVSRTIVRAALNRLHTESLVEFRQNRGAFVASTTPDEARQVFEARNAIEREIFSKLATTITDKQVAALENHLEKEHATSDAHDHAAAILLSGEFHLLAAHMSGNEVLAGFLKSLISRTSLILAQHSTHQESDCSVDEHAAVLAALRARDERAAGAAIVDHLQQVFERANIGQTKRTERNLSEILSRYA; this comes from the coding sequence ATGGCCAAGGCATCCACCAAGGAGTTTGAGGACAAGAGCGGCTCGCGCATCGACGCGATCTACCAGGCTCTTTTCAAGGCCATCCTTGCCCAGGAGCTGATGCCCGGCACGAAGCTGAGCGAGGAAGCGATCGGTTCGCTGTTCTCGGTGAGCCGCACGATCGTGCGGGCGGCGCTCAACCGGCTCCATACCGAGTCGCTGGTCGAATTCCGGCAGAATCGTGGGGCGTTCGTCGCCAGCACGACGCCGGACGAGGCGCGGCAGGTGTTCGAGGCGCGCAATGCCATCGAGCGCGAGATCTTCTCCAAGCTCGCCACCACCATCACCGACAAGCAGGTTGCAGCGCTCGAGAACCATCTCGAGAAGGAACATGCAACCTCGGACGCGCATGACCATGCGGCGGCGATCCTGCTGTCGGGCGAGTTCCATCTGCTGGCGGCGCATATGTCGGGCAACGAAGTGCTGGCCGGCTTCCTCAAATCGCTGATTTCGCGCACGTCGCTGATCCTGGCGCAGCATTCGACGCACCAGGAATCCGATTGCAGCGTGGATGAGCATGCCGCGGTGCTGGCGGCCCTGCGGGCGCGCGATGAGCGGGCAGCGGGCGCGGCGATCGTCGATCACCTGCAACAGGTGTTCGAGCGGGCCAATATCGGCCAGACCAAGCGCACAGAGCGGAACCTGAGCGAAATCCTCTCCCGCTACGCGTAA
- a CDS encoding aspartate/glutamate racemase family protein gives MPRLLVINPNTSQRVSHSIDALVREEAGKRAEVTTITANFGFRYISSRAAVAIAAHAVLDAAARAIADGAAPDAIILGCFGDPGLDALVEMTGIPVIGFAEAGLLAAASEHGNFIVATKGVVWCEMLTELIQKLGLSHRVAGVYSVEQAGDDADGIAEYLSARARETGASRIVLGGAGLIPTLPRVIALSPVPVLDPHRAGVRKAMTLATEGRHFPSDGSRGETTGLSAALTEAFSGPTEVPLQVGNAH, from the coding sequence ATGCCGCGCTTGCTCGTAATCAATCCCAATACTTCGCAGCGGGTATCGCACAGCATCGACGCGCTGGTGCGCGAAGAGGCCGGCAAGCGGGCCGAGGTCACGACCATCACCGCCAATTTCGGATTTCGCTATATCTCCTCGCGTGCGGCAGTCGCCATCGCGGCGCATGCCGTACTCGACGCAGCAGCGCGGGCGATCGCCGATGGCGCGGCACCGGACGCCATCATCCTGGGATGCTTCGGCGACCCCGGCCTCGACGCGCTGGTCGAGATGACCGGCATTCCGGTGATCGGCTTTGCCGAGGCGGGCCTGCTGGCTGCGGCATCGGAGCACGGCAATTTCATCGTGGCCACCAAGGGCGTGGTCTGGTGCGAGATGCTGACCGAACTCATCCAGAAGCTCGGCCTCTCCCATCGCGTGGCCGGCGTCTATTCGGTGGAACAGGCAGGCGACGATGCGGACGGCATTGCCGAATATCTTTCGGCGCGCGCTCGCGAGACGGGCGCCAGCCGGATCGTGCTGGGCGGCGCGGGACTGATCCCTACCCTGCCCCGCGTGATCGCATTGTCACCGGTGCCGGTGCTCGACCCGCATCGGGCCGGCGTACGCAAGGCGATGACCCTGGCCACCGAAGGGCGCCATTTCCCTTCCGACGGTTCGCGCGGCGAAACGACCGGACTTTCCGCCGCCCTGACCGAAGCCTTTTCGGGCCCGACCGAAGTGCCGTTGCAGGTAGGGAACGCGCACTGA
- a CDS encoding ABC transporter ATP-binding protein: MLHPMPDAPMPKPKRAPLVTAQGLTVDMPLGRGAANVRIVDNIDFSIGVGERVALVGESGSGKSLTARALMRLDRLARLSGRIDFDGTDLLKLPEREMTRYRGDSIAMVFQDPMSFLDPLMTIGDQVAETLRIRGVGRTEARKRALAVLDELGVDRAAERLDSYPHEFSGGMRQRVVLAMALVGEPRLLIADEPTTALDVRVQDQVLDLLDDVSTRRGLAVLFITHDLGVVAGFAERVMVMYSGRIVEDGEVETVFARPKHPYTRGLIKAVPRIDQDLHKLYAIPGAPPPPLARPSGCPFHPRCSEAFDRCRSELPVVLDVAGERVACHLHDPLRA, encoded by the coding sequence ATGCTGCACCCCATGCCCGACGCTCCCATGCCCAAGCCGAAACGCGCGCCGCTCGTGACCGCCCAGGGACTGACGGTCGACATGCCGCTCGGTCGCGGCGCTGCCAATGTGCGCATCGTGGACAACATCGATTTCTCCATCGGGGTCGGCGAGCGCGTCGCCCTGGTGGGCGAGTCGGGATCGGGCAAATCGCTGACAGCCCGCGCCCTGATGCGCCTCGACCGGCTAGCTCGCTTGTCGGGGCGCATCGATTTCGACGGCACTGACCTGCTCAAGCTCCCCGAGCGCGAGATGACCCGCTATCGCGGCGATTCCATCGCCATGGTCTTCCAGGACCCGATGAGCTTCCTCGATCCGCTCATGACTATCGGCGACCAGGTCGCCGAGACCCTGCGCATCCGCGGCGTCGGCCGCACCGAGGCCCGCAAGCGTGCCCTCGCTGTTCTCGATGAACTGGGCGTCGATCGCGCCGCCGAGCGCCTCGATTCCTATCCGCACGAATTCTCCGGCGGCATGCGCCAGCGCGTCGTGCTGGCCATGGCCCTTGTCGGCGAGCCGCGCCTGCTGATCGCGGACGAGCCGACCACCGCGCTCGACGTGCGCGTGCAGGACCAGGTGCTCGATCTGCTCGATGACGTCTCGACCCGCCGCGGCCTCGCCGTGCTCTTCATCACCCACGACCTTGGCGTCGTCGCTGGCTTCGCCGAGCGCGTCATGGTCATGTATTCAGGCCGGATCGTCGAGGATGGCGAGGTCGAAACCGTCTTCGCCCGCCCCAAGCACCCCTATACCCGCGGCCTCATCAAGGCCGTGCCGCGCATCGATCAGGACCTGCACAAGCTCTACGCCATTCCCGGCGCGCCGCCCCCGCCGCTGGCCCGGCCGAGCGGCTGCCCCTTCCATCCGCGTTGCAGCGAGGCTTTCGATCGCTGCCGCAGCGAGCTGCCCGTCGTTCTCGATGTCGCCGGCGAGCGCGTTGCCTGCCACCTGCACGATCCGCTGAGGGCCTGA
- a CDS encoding ABC transporter substrate-binding protein, whose product MQSLFSAAQKRRGLMGTVGVISLAAAIGLGALTPAIAADRAHTIIVGMGGQINTLDPLRADYNQTNTIISAVYDTLVTYDETTLVGSLATEFAYADDAKSITFTLRPDVKFHDGTVLTAKDVAYSLDRLKRLGTGVASLIDGYESTTVTDDTHLTINLNKPNTLFLPSLSKIYIVNSALVEANKGADDGQGWLQAHDAGSGPYVLGDQSQAVVIDLFKDYWAPEAGRPESIVFRRIDEGATRVAELRAGNVDVGFSIPDRDAAGMATDPSLKVVPINTSYQAEIVFNTQAGPTADPKVRQALRLIYDYEGGLRGIRGNNGALANGPLPARLNCRPDLPVVHRDLDQAKKLLEEAGALNTTFKMNFQPVFELQKQEATLFQSNAREIGLNIELEPIAFPNYLAALKDTATIPSMMLLEDFAQFPDPGIMLIKGYKSDAVGTNRAGYSNPEVDKLLDEAVATADDTKRCDIYKQVQTILDKDSVMVDMYGVYKPAVYRVGTLADLKASMLATPAEPADFRLANP is encoded by the coding sequence ATGCAAAGCCTCTTCTCGGCAGCTCAAAAGCGCCGCGGGCTCATGGGTACGGTCGGGGTCATTTCGCTGGCCGCCGCAATCGGTCTTGGCGCGCTGACGCCGGCCATCGCCGCCGACCGCGCCCACACCATCATCGTGGGCATGGGTGGCCAGATCAACACGCTCGATCCGCTGCGTGCCGACTACAACCAGACCAACACCATCATCAGCGCCGTCTACGATACCCTCGTCACCTATGACGAGACGACGCTCGTGGGCAGCCTCGCCACCGAATTCGCCTACGCGGACGATGCCAAGTCGATCACCTTCACCCTGCGCCCGGACGTCAAGTTCCATGACGGCACCGTGCTCACCGCCAAGGATGTCGCCTATTCGCTCGATCGCCTGAAGCGCCTGGGCACCGGCGTCGCTTCGCTGATCGATGGCTACGAATCCACCACCGTCACCGACGACACCCACCTAACCATCAACCTCAACAAGCCGAACACGCTGTTCCTGCCCTCGCTGAGCAAGATCTACATCGTGAACTCGGCCCTGGTTGAGGCCAACAAGGGCGCCGATGACGGTCAGGGCTGGCTCCAGGCCCATGACGCCGGTTCGGGCCCCTATGTCCTGGGCGACCAGTCGCAGGCCGTCGTCATTGACCTCTTCAAGGATTACTGGGCGCCCGAAGCCGGCCGTCCGGAATCGATCGTCTTCCGCCGCATTGATGAAGGCGCCACCCGCGTGGCCGAGCTGCGCGCCGGCAATGTCGACGTCGGCTTCTCCATCCCCGATCGCGACGCGGCGGGCATGGCCACCGATCCGTCCCTCAAGGTCGTGCCGATCAATACCAGCTACCAGGCCGAGATCGTCTTCAACACCCAGGCCGGCCCGACTGCCGATCCCAAGGTGCGCCAGGCCCTGCGCCTGATCTATGACTACGAAGGTGGCCTGCGCGGCATTCGCGGCAACAACGGTGCGCTGGCCAATGGCCCGCTCCCGGCTCGCCTCAACTGCCGTCCCGACCTGCCGGTCGTCCATCGCGATCTCGATCAGGCCAAGAAGCTCCTCGAAGAGGCTGGTGCGCTCAACACCACCTTCAAGATGAACTTCCAGCCCGTCTTCGAGCTGCAGAAGCAGGAAGCGACGCTCTTCCAGTCGAACGCCCGCGAAATCGGGCTCAATATCGAGCTCGAGCCGATCGCCTTCCCGAACTACCTGGCTGCCCTCAAGGACACCGCGACCATCCCCTCCATGATGCTGCTCGAAGATTTCGCGCAGTTCCCCGATCCGGGCATCATGCTGATCAAGGGCTACAAGTCCGATGCCGTCGGCACCAACCGCGCCGGCTATTCGAACCCCGAAGTCGACAAGCTCCTGGACGAAGCCGTCGCGACGGCCGACGACACGAAGCGCTGCGACATCTATAAGCAGGTGCAGACCATTCTCGATAAGGACTCGGTGATGGTGGACATGTATGGCGTCTACAAGCCTGCGGTCTACCGCGTCGGCACCCTTGCCGATCTCAAGGCCAGCATGCTGGCCACGCCCGCCGAGCCGGCCGACTTCCGTCTCGCCAACCCGTAA
- a CDS encoding ATP-binding cassette domain-containing protein, whose amino-acid sequence MLLTIDRICKSYAAFPNPPARVLHEVSFGVNHGEALGLVGESGSGKSTIAKCLLALTRPEEGSITYDGIDVVNARGEDLRRFRREVQMVFQDPYGSLNPRMTAEDLIGEGLLVHGIARNSVERRSRVAEMMEMVGLNPDDMDRYPRSFSGGQRQRIAIARALVIRPRILVCDEPVAALDVSVQAQVINLLQDMQRKLNLAIIFVAHDLAVVRHLCENIVVLHKGKVVERGSREQIFGNPQNPYTQSLLAAVPVPDPALGRARREARHAAQAAG is encoded by the coding sequence ATGCTGCTCACCATTGATCGCATCTGCAAATCCTACGCCGCCTTCCCCAATCCGCCGGCGCGCGTGCTCCACGAAGTCTCGTTCGGGGTCAATCACGGCGAGGCCCTTGGCCTCGTCGGCGAATCCGGCTCGGGCAAGTCCACCATCGCCAAGTGTCTCCTCGCGCTCACCCGGCCAGAGGAAGGCTCGATCACCTATGACGGCATCGACGTGGTCAATGCGCGTGGCGAAGATCTGCGCCGCTTCCGCCGCGAAGTGCAGATGGTCTTCCAGGATCCCTATGGCAGCCTCAATCCGCGCATGACCGCCGAGGATCTGATCGGGGAAGGCCTGCTCGTCCACGGCATCGCCAGGAACAGTGTCGAACGCCGCTCCCGCGTGGCCGAGATGATGGAAATGGTCGGCCTCAATCCCGATGACATGGATCGCTATCCGCGCTCCTTCTCGGGCGGCCAGCGCCAGCGTATCGCCATTGCCCGCGCCCTCGTCATCCGCCCGCGCATCCTCGTCTGCGACGAGCCCGTGGCGGCGCTCGACGTGTCGGTCCAGGCCCAGGTCATCAACCTGCTCCAGGACATGCAGCGCAAGCTCAACCTCGCCATCATCTTCGTCGCCCACGATCTCGCCGTCGTGCGCCACCTCTGCGAGAACATCGTGGTGCTGCACAAGGGCAAGGTGGTCGAGCGAGGCTCGCGCGAGCAGATCTTCGGCAATCCGCAGAACCCCTATACCCAGTCGCTCCTGGCTGCCGTCCCCGTGCCCGATCCGGCATTGGGTCGCGCCCGCCGCGAGGCGCGGCACGCCGCCCAGGCGGCCGGCTGA
- a CDS encoding ABC transporter permease, whose product MLAFRAYSWFLARRLGLTILTLWGLASLVFIMIKLMPGDEAQMAAGADASAAQIEAVRERLGLDAPVIIQYFGFLGRLLRGDLGTSIVTLQPVLNDLEKVLPSTLELVFLAMLLNLAIAIPTGIVAANRQGGVFDTVCRVTAVMLGGMPAFWLALVLQYLLGSVWRIVPISGQASFGMAAPAVTGATAIDAIIALNGPAFLDALHHLILPAAVLAALFATQVFRTLRASLLGVLRSDFITAIRAKGASSRRMLVGHALPNSLNPVLTLSGTQAGAMIGSAVLVETVFARQGIGAYMFNAVAQKDSFAVLGSVMFIGSVVCLVNLAVDILQLLVDPRIRAAQLGSQSQ is encoded by the coding sequence ATGCTAGCGTTTCGCGCCTATTCCTGGTTCCTGGCCCGACGACTTGGGCTCACCATATTGACGCTGTGGGGACTGGCTTCGCTGGTCTTCATCATGATCAAGCTGATGCCCGGCGATGAGGCCCAGATGGCCGCGGGCGCGGACGCTTCAGCCGCCCAGATCGAGGCGGTTCGCGAAAGACTGGGGCTCGATGCCCCAGTCATCATCCAGTATTTCGGCTTCCTCGGTCGTCTGCTTCGCGGCGACCTGGGTACCTCCATCGTTACCCTCCAGCCCGTGCTCAACGACCTCGAAAAGGTCTTGCCCTCGACGCTGGAACTCGTCTTCCTCGCCATGCTCCTCAACCTGGCGATCGCCATTCCCACCGGCATCGTCGCGGCCAACCGCCAGGGTGGTGTCTTCGATACCGTCTGCCGCGTCACCGCCGTGATGCTGGGCGGCATGCCCGCCTTCTGGCTGGCGCTCGTGCTGCAATACCTGCTCGGCAGCGTCTGGCGCATCGTGCCGATCTCGGGGCAGGCTTCCTTCGGCATGGCCGCCCCGGCCGTCACCGGTGCCACCGCGATCGATGCGATCATCGCTCTAAATGGTCCGGCCTTCCTCGATGCCCTCCACCACCTGATCCTGCCGGCCGCCGTGCTCGCGGCCCTGTTCGCGACCCAGGTGTTCCGTACCCTGCGCGCGTCGCTCCTCGGCGTGCTGCGCAGCGATTTCATCACCGCCATCCGCGCCAAGGGCGCATCCTCGCGCCGCATGCTGGTCGGGCACGCTTTGCCCAACAGCCTCAATCCGGTGCTGACCCTTTCCGGCACCCAGGCCGGCGCCATGATCGGTTCGGCCGTGCTGGTTGAAACCGTCTTCGCCCGCCAGGGCATCGGCGCCTACATGTTCAACGCCGTCGCCCAGAAGGACAGCTTCGCCGTCCTCGGCTCGGTCATGTTCATCGGCTCGGTGGTCTGCCTCGTCAATCTCGCCGTCGATATCCTGCAATTGCTGGTCGATCCGCGCATTCGTGCCGCCCAACTCGGGAGCCAGAGCCAATGA
- the puuE gene encoding allantoinase PuuE, with product MRYPRDMRGYGANPPNANWPGGANVAVQFVLNYEEGGENNILHGDAASEAFLSEIPGAAPWPGLRHWNMESVYEYGARAGFWRLHRLFTDLAVPVTVYGVATALLRAPEHLRAMQEADWEIASHGYKWVEHKDMPAETERTQIAEAIRLHTLATGSRPTGWYTGRCSVNTVDLVSEAGGFEYVSDTYDDDLPYWREHKGNTQLIIPYTLEANDMRFGTPNGFNSGDQFYAYLKDTFDYLYAEGAAGRPKMFSIGLHCRLVGRPGRIAALKRFIEYVQGHDKVWIARRIDIARHWAKEHPYTMPSIVPSQMEKPAFMARFGGIFRNGQWIAERAWDGELGPANDSPYGLFFALRTQFRSGTDDERVNVLKGYTELNNRISAARIVEDEAQAQSLDVMTARQQSRMLELLDAYVAKFGFGVIFAVRDYTTASLLASLEARTASTRDEELPVAYREVERLAQLQVEAAFAAA from the coding sequence ATGCGTTACCCCCGCGATATGCGTGGATACGGCGCTAACCCGCCCAACGCCAATTGGCCCGGCGGCGCCAACGTCGCCGTCCAGTTCGTCCTCAACTACGAAGAGGGCGGGGAGAACAATATCCTGCATGGCGATGCTGCCTCGGAAGCCTTCCTCTCCGAAATCCCGGGCGCGGCGCCCTGGCCGGGCCTGCGTCATTGGAACATGGAGTCGGTTTATGAATATGGCGCCCGCGCCGGCTTCTGGCGCCTCCATCGCCTCTTCACCGACCTTGCCGTCCCCGTAACCGTCTACGGCGTCGCCACCGCGCTCCTGCGCGCGCCCGAGCATTTGCGCGCCATGCAGGAAGCCGATTGGGAAATAGCCAGCCACGGCTACAAATGGGTCGAGCACAAGGACATGCCGGCCGAAACCGAGCGCACCCAGATCGCCGAGGCCATCCGCCTGCACACCCTCGCCACCGGCAGCCGCCCCACCGGCTGGTACACCGGCCGCTGCTCGGTCAACACCGTCGATCTCGTTTCGGAAGCCGGCGGCTTCGAATACGTCTCGGACACCTACGACGACGATCTGCCCTATTGGCGCGAGCACAAGGGCAATACCCAGCTCATCATTCCCTACACGCTCGAAGCCAACGACATGCGTTTCGGCACGCCCAACGGCTTCAATTCCGGCGATCAGTTCTACGCCTACCTCAAGGACACCTTCGACTACCTCTACGCCGAGGGCGCCGCCGGCCGGCCGAAGATGTTCTCCATCGGCCTCCATTGCCGCCTCGTCGGCCGCCCCGGCCGCATCGCCGCGCTCAAGCGCTTCATCGAATATGTGCAGGGCCACGACAAGGTCTGGATCGCCCGCCGCATCGACATCGCCCGCCATTGGGCCAAGGAGCATCCCTACACCATGCCAAGCATCGTCCCCTCGCAGATGGAAAAGCCGGCCTTCATGGCCAGGTTCGGCGGTATCTTCCGCAATGGCCAGTGGATCGCCGAGCGCGCCTGGGATGGCGAGCTGGGCCCGGCCAATGACAGTCCCTATGGCCTCTTCTTCGCCCTGCGCACCCAGTTCCGCTCCGGCACGGATGACGAGCGGGTCAACGTCCTCAAGGGATATACCGAGCTCAACAATCGTATCTCGGCCGCCCGCATCGTCGAGGACGAAGCCCAGGCCCAGAGCCTCGATGTCATGACCGCCCGCCAGCAGAGCCGCATGCTCGAACTGCTCGATGCCTATGTTGCCAAGTTCGGTTTCGGCGTCATCTTCGCGGTGCGCGACTACACCACGGCTTCGCTCCTGGCGTCGCTCGAAGCCCGCACCGCCAGCACGCGTGATGAAGAACTGCCCGTCGCCTATCGCGAGGTCGAGCGCCTGGCCCAGCTCCAGGTCGAAGCAGCCTTCGCTGCCGCCTGA